The Henckelia pumila isolate YLH828 chromosome 2, ASM3356847v2, whole genome shotgun sequence genome includes a window with the following:
- the LOC140879494 gene encoding uncharacterized protein isoform X4, with the protein MEESVKSDSRLEVSVSFGRFENDTLSWEKWSSFSPNKYLEEVGTLSTPGSVAQKKAYFEAHYKKIATRKAEQLEQENSVEHVHTSQDETTIVDHPKNSSEIDAKFETRKGDGLVVVGNCSNVFANEAMVDEAKDDEIISTVVMGHRAFPNGLVDVTTSEEENEDDATAMGSRNCMVQEAGDEFNNLVVDPVFNFSEEALTVGEHITLKDSQKIVEHEHPPKAKSRAAQLTELKKETSKINPRNIPKAIPTKMERNLTGKNKVILPAVKPWQASTPKSSKPALVSTPISSSQSGIKKITKSPLPESKNFLKAESKRAAPTSLHMSLSLGPANSSAVMSMTRKSLIMEKMGDKDIVKRAFKSFHNQIKGYPTDENSSTLRQVPPAALETKIPPSPTLREENKWPRKVSETPVSRRNKLGQQLKPFPSGIASLSS; encoded by the exons ATGGAGGAGTCAGTTAAATCTGATTCTAGGCTGGAAGTGTCTGTTTCTTTTGGTAGGTTTGAGAATGATACACTTTCCTGGGAAAAGTGGTCATCTTTCTCACCCAATAAGTACTTGGAGGAAGTTGGAACCCTATCGACTCCTGGGTCCGTAGCCCAAAAGAAAGCATACTTTGAAGCCCACTACAAGAAGATTGCTACTAGGAAAGCAGAGCAATTGGAGCAGGAAAATTCAGTGGAGCATGTCCATACAAGCCAAGATGAGACAACCATCGTAGATCATCCGAAAAATTCATCTGAGATTGATGCTAAGTTTGAAACACGCAAAGGTGATGGTTTAGTTGTGGTGGGAAACTGCAGTAACGTTTTTGCCAATGAGGCCATGGTTGACGAGGCAAAAGATGATGAAATTATATCGACTGTAGTCATGGGTCATCGAGCCTTTCCTAATGGTTTGGTTGACGTGACCACTTCAGAGGAGGAAAATGAAGATGATGCAACAGCAATGGGGAGTCGAAACTGCATGGTCCAGGAAGCTGGGGATGAATTTAATAATCTTGTAGTTGACCCTGTGTTTAATTTCAGTGAAGAGGCCCTAACAGTTGGGGAACATATAACTTTAAAGGACTCCCAAAAAATTGTGGAACATGAGCATCCACCTAAAGCCAAAAGTAGAGCTGCACAATTAACagaactgaagaaagaaacttcTAAGATCAATCCACGAAATATACCCAAG GCAATACCGACTAAAATGGAGAGGAATTTGACCGGCAAAAACAAGGTCATATTACCGGCTGTTAAGCCGTGGCAAGCTTCCACACCAAAATCTTCTAAGCCTGCATTAGTTTCCACACCCATATCCTCATCCCAGTCtgggataaaaaaaattacaaaatcaccATTGCCAGAAAGCAAAAACTTTCTGAAGGCAGAGAGCAAGAGAGCTGCTCCTACATCATTGCACATGTCTCTCAGCTTGGGGCCTGCAAATTCGTCGGCCGTTATGTCTATGACTAGAAAGTCTTTAATAATGGAGAAAATGGGAGATAAAGACATTGTTAAACGAGCATTCAAGAGTTTCCATAATCAAATAAAGGGATATCCTACTGATGAAAACTCTAGTACATTGCGTCAG GTACCACCAGCAGCACTAGAGACTAAGATCCCACCTTCTCCGACTCTTAGAGAGGAAAATAAATG GCCGAGGAAGGTTTCAGAAACACCTGTGTCTCGAAGGAATAAATTGGGACAGCAGTTGAAGCCTTTTCCCTCAGG GATTGCTTCACTTTCATCTTGA
- the LOC140879494 gene encoding protein WVD2-like 7 isoform X1, with translation MEESVKSDSRLEVSVSFGRFENDTLSWEKWSSFSPNKYLEEVGTLSTPGSVAQKKAYFEAHYKKIATRKAEQLEQENSVEHVHTSQDETTIVDHPKNSSEIDAKFETRKGDGLVVVGNCSNVFANEAMVDEAKDDEIISTVVMGHRAFPNGLVDVTTSEEENEDDATAMGSRNCMVQEAGDEFNNLVVDPVFNFSEEALTVGEHITLKDSQKIVEHEHPPKAKSRAAQLTELKKETSKINPRNIPKAIPTKMERNLTGKNKVILPAVKPWQASTPKSSKPALVSTPISSSQSGIKKITKSPLPESKNFLKAESKRAAPTSLHMSLSLGPANSSAVMSMTRKSLIMEKMGDKDIVKRAFKSFHNQIKGYPTDENSSTLRQVPPAALETKIPPSPTLREENKWPRKVSETPVSRRNKLGQQLKPFPSGSNKISVLDRKNNIAISPSIGMKGDDRSEKRKEFIRSLEAKSISREAENARLRAKSREEKEFGIRKPRQNLSFKATPLPSFCNRGLGNGHVEKESTDSTRTHRLPVSTNQ, from the exons ATGGAGGAGTCAGTTAAATCTGATTCTAGGCTGGAAGTGTCTGTTTCTTTTGGTAGGTTTGAGAATGATACACTTTCCTGGGAAAAGTGGTCATCTTTCTCACCCAATAAGTACTTGGAGGAAGTTGGAACCCTATCGACTCCTGGGTCCGTAGCCCAAAAGAAAGCATACTTTGAAGCCCACTACAAGAAGATTGCTACTAGGAAAGCAGAGCAATTGGAGCAGGAAAATTCAGTGGAGCATGTCCATACAAGCCAAGATGAGACAACCATCGTAGATCATCCGAAAAATTCATCTGAGATTGATGCTAAGTTTGAAACACGCAAAGGTGATGGTTTAGTTGTGGTGGGAAACTGCAGTAACGTTTTTGCCAATGAGGCCATGGTTGACGAGGCAAAAGATGATGAAATTATATCGACTGTAGTCATGGGTCATCGAGCCTTTCCTAATGGTTTGGTTGACGTGACCACTTCAGAGGAGGAAAATGAAGATGATGCAACAGCAATGGGGAGTCGAAACTGCATGGTCCAGGAAGCTGGGGATGAATTTAATAATCTTGTAGTTGACCCTGTGTTTAATTTCAGTGAAGAGGCCCTAACAGTTGGGGAACATATAACTTTAAAGGACTCCCAAAAAATTGTGGAACATGAGCATCCACCTAAAGCCAAAAGTAGAGCTGCACAATTAACagaactgaagaaagaaacttcTAAGATCAATCCACGAAATATACCCAAG GCAATACCGACTAAAATGGAGAGGAATTTGACCGGCAAAAACAAGGTCATATTACCGGCTGTTAAGCCGTGGCAAGCTTCCACACCAAAATCTTCTAAGCCTGCATTAGTTTCCACACCCATATCCTCATCCCAGTCtgggataaaaaaaattacaaaatcaccATTGCCAGAAAGCAAAAACTTTCTGAAGGCAGAGAGCAAGAGAGCTGCTCCTACATCATTGCACATGTCTCTCAGCTTGGGGCCTGCAAATTCGTCGGCCGTTATGTCTATGACTAGAAAGTCTTTAATAATGGAGAAAATGGGAGATAAAGACATTGTTAAACGAGCATTCAAGAGTTTCCATAATCAAATAAAGGGATATCCTACTGATGAAAACTCTAGTACATTGCGTCAG GTACCACCAGCAGCACTAGAGACTAAGATCCCACCTTCTCCGACTCTTAGAGAGGAAAATAAATG GCCGAGGAAGGTTTCAGAAACACCTGTGTCTCGAAGGAATAAATTGGGACAGCAGTTGAAGCCTTTTCCCTCAGG GTCAAATAAAATTTCTGTACTGGATAGAAAAAATAACATTGCCATCTCACCATCTATTGGCATGAAAGGTGATGATAGAtcggagaaaagaaaagag TTTATAAGGAGTTTGGAAGCAAAATCAATTTCCAGAGAGGCAGAAAATGCACGACTTCGTGCAAAATCAAGG GAGGAAAAAGAGTTTGGAATTAGAAAGCCGAGACAAAATCTCAGCTTCAAGGCCACACCTTTGCCGTCCTTCTGTAATAGGGGACTAGGAAATGGACATGTAGAAAAG
- the LOC140879494 gene encoding protein WVD2-like 7 isoform X2 has product MEESVKSDSRLEVSVSFGRFENDTLSWEKWSSFSPNKYLEEVGTLSTPGSVAQKKAYFEAHYKKIATRKAEQLEQENSVEHVHTSQDETTIVDHPKNSSEIDAKFETRKGDGLVVVGNCSNVFANEAMVDEAKDDEIISTVVMGHRAFPNGLVDVTTSEEENEDDATAMGSRNCMVQEAGDEFNNLVVDPVFNFSEEALTVGEHITLKDSQKIVEHEHPPKAKSRAAQLTELKKETSKINPRNIPKAIPTKMERNLTGKNKVILPAVKPWQASTPKSSKPALVSTPISSSQSGIKKITKSPLPESKNFLKAESKRAAPTSLHMSLSLGPANSSAVMSMTRKSLIMEKMGDKDIVKRAFKSFHNQIKGYPTDENSSTLRQVPPAALETKIPPSPTLREENKWPRKVSETPVSRRNKLGQQLKPFPSGSNKISVLDRKNNIAISPSIGMKGDDRSEKRKEFIRSLEAKSISREAENARLRAKSREEKEFGIRKPRQNLSFKATPLPSFCNRGLGNGHVEKGTTLWATCNPMLG; this is encoded by the exons ATGGAGGAGTCAGTTAAATCTGATTCTAGGCTGGAAGTGTCTGTTTCTTTTGGTAGGTTTGAGAATGATACACTTTCCTGGGAAAAGTGGTCATCTTTCTCACCCAATAAGTACTTGGAGGAAGTTGGAACCCTATCGACTCCTGGGTCCGTAGCCCAAAAGAAAGCATACTTTGAAGCCCACTACAAGAAGATTGCTACTAGGAAAGCAGAGCAATTGGAGCAGGAAAATTCAGTGGAGCATGTCCATACAAGCCAAGATGAGACAACCATCGTAGATCATCCGAAAAATTCATCTGAGATTGATGCTAAGTTTGAAACACGCAAAGGTGATGGTTTAGTTGTGGTGGGAAACTGCAGTAACGTTTTTGCCAATGAGGCCATGGTTGACGAGGCAAAAGATGATGAAATTATATCGACTGTAGTCATGGGTCATCGAGCCTTTCCTAATGGTTTGGTTGACGTGACCACTTCAGAGGAGGAAAATGAAGATGATGCAACAGCAATGGGGAGTCGAAACTGCATGGTCCAGGAAGCTGGGGATGAATTTAATAATCTTGTAGTTGACCCTGTGTTTAATTTCAGTGAAGAGGCCCTAACAGTTGGGGAACATATAACTTTAAAGGACTCCCAAAAAATTGTGGAACATGAGCATCCACCTAAAGCCAAAAGTAGAGCTGCACAATTAACagaactgaagaaagaaacttcTAAGATCAATCCACGAAATATACCCAAG GCAATACCGACTAAAATGGAGAGGAATTTGACCGGCAAAAACAAGGTCATATTACCGGCTGTTAAGCCGTGGCAAGCTTCCACACCAAAATCTTCTAAGCCTGCATTAGTTTCCACACCCATATCCTCATCCCAGTCtgggataaaaaaaattacaaaatcaccATTGCCAGAAAGCAAAAACTTTCTGAAGGCAGAGAGCAAGAGAGCTGCTCCTACATCATTGCACATGTCTCTCAGCTTGGGGCCTGCAAATTCGTCGGCCGTTATGTCTATGACTAGAAAGTCTTTAATAATGGAGAAAATGGGAGATAAAGACATTGTTAAACGAGCATTCAAGAGTTTCCATAATCAAATAAAGGGATATCCTACTGATGAAAACTCTAGTACATTGCGTCAG GTACCACCAGCAGCACTAGAGACTAAGATCCCACCTTCTCCGACTCTTAGAGAGGAAAATAAATG GCCGAGGAAGGTTTCAGAAACACCTGTGTCTCGAAGGAATAAATTGGGACAGCAGTTGAAGCCTTTTCCCTCAGG GTCAAATAAAATTTCTGTACTGGATAGAAAAAATAACATTGCCATCTCACCATCTATTGGCATGAAAGGTGATGATAGAtcggagaaaagaaaagag TTTATAAGGAGTTTGGAAGCAAAATCAATTTCCAGAGAGGCAGAAAATGCACGACTTCGTGCAAAATCAAGG GAGGAAAAAGAGTTTGGAATTAGAAAGCCGAGACAAAATCTCAGCTTCAAGGCCACACCTTTGCCGTCCTTCTGTAATAGGGGACTAGGAAATGGACATGTAGAAAAG
- the LOC140879494 gene encoding uncharacterized protein isoform X3, with the protein MEESVKSDSRLEVSVSFGRFENDTLSWEKWSSFSPNKYLEEVGTLSTPGSVAQKKAYFEAHYKKIATRKAEQLEQENSVEHVHTSQDETTIVDHPKNSSEIDAKFETRKGDGLVVVGNCSNVFANEAMVDEAKDDEIISTVVMGHRAFPNGLVDVTTSEEENEDDATAMGSRNCMVQEAGDEFNNLVVDPVFNFSEEALTVGEHITLKDSQKIVEHEHPPKAKSRAAQLTELKKETSKINPRNIPKAIPTKMERNLTGKNKVILPAVKPWQASTPKSSKPALVSTPISSSQSGIKKITKSPLPESKNFLKAESKRAAPTSLHMSLSLGPANSSAVMSMTRKSLIMEKMGDKDIVKRAFKSFHNQIKGYPTDENSSTLRQVPPAALETKIPPSPTLREENKWPRKVSETPVSRRNKLGQQLKPFPSGSNKISVLDRKNNIAISPSIGMKGDDRSEKRKEFIRSLEAKSISREAENARLRAKSRESTDSTRTHRLPVSTNQ; encoded by the exons ATGGAGGAGTCAGTTAAATCTGATTCTAGGCTGGAAGTGTCTGTTTCTTTTGGTAGGTTTGAGAATGATACACTTTCCTGGGAAAAGTGGTCATCTTTCTCACCCAATAAGTACTTGGAGGAAGTTGGAACCCTATCGACTCCTGGGTCCGTAGCCCAAAAGAAAGCATACTTTGAAGCCCACTACAAGAAGATTGCTACTAGGAAAGCAGAGCAATTGGAGCAGGAAAATTCAGTGGAGCATGTCCATACAAGCCAAGATGAGACAACCATCGTAGATCATCCGAAAAATTCATCTGAGATTGATGCTAAGTTTGAAACACGCAAAGGTGATGGTTTAGTTGTGGTGGGAAACTGCAGTAACGTTTTTGCCAATGAGGCCATGGTTGACGAGGCAAAAGATGATGAAATTATATCGACTGTAGTCATGGGTCATCGAGCCTTTCCTAATGGTTTGGTTGACGTGACCACTTCAGAGGAGGAAAATGAAGATGATGCAACAGCAATGGGGAGTCGAAACTGCATGGTCCAGGAAGCTGGGGATGAATTTAATAATCTTGTAGTTGACCCTGTGTTTAATTTCAGTGAAGAGGCCCTAACAGTTGGGGAACATATAACTTTAAAGGACTCCCAAAAAATTGTGGAACATGAGCATCCACCTAAAGCCAAAAGTAGAGCTGCACAATTAACagaactgaagaaagaaacttcTAAGATCAATCCACGAAATATACCCAAG GCAATACCGACTAAAATGGAGAGGAATTTGACCGGCAAAAACAAGGTCATATTACCGGCTGTTAAGCCGTGGCAAGCTTCCACACCAAAATCTTCTAAGCCTGCATTAGTTTCCACACCCATATCCTCATCCCAGTCtgggataaaaaaaattacaaaatcaccATTGCCAGAAAGCAAAAACTTTCTGAAGGCAGAGAGCAAGAGAGCTGCTCCTACATCATTGCACATGTCTCTCAGCTTGGGGCCTGCAAATTCGTCGGCCGTTATGTCTATGACTAGAAAGTCTTTAATAATGGAGAAAATGGGAGATAAAGACATTGTTAAACGAGCATTCAAGAGTTTCCATAATCAAATAAAGGGATATCCTACTGATGAAAACTCTAGTACATTGCGTCAG GTACCACCAGCAGCACTAGAGACTAAGATCCCACCTTCTCCGACTCTTAGAGAGGAAAATAAATG GCCGAGGAAGGTTTCAGAAACACCTGTGTCTCGAAGGAATAAATTGGGACAGCAGTTGAAGCCTTTTCCCTCAGG GTCAAATAAAATTTCTGTACTGGATAGAAAAAATAACATTGCCATCTCACCATCTATTGGCATGAAAGGTGATGATAGAtcggagaaaagaaaagag TTTATAAGGAGTTTGGAAGCAAAATCAATTTCCAGAGAGGCAGAAAATGCACGACTTCGTGCAAAATCAAGG